In Plasmodium reichenowi strain SY57 chromosome Unknown, whole genome shotgun sequence, one DNA window encodes the following:
- a CDS encoding sexual stage-specific protein precursor, producing MNIRKFIPSLALMLIFFAFANLVLSDANDKTKKPAGKGSPSNLQTPGSSSGTSHHAAGPNQGGLSQGGLSSKDSADKMPLETQLALEEIKSLSNMLDKKTTVNRNLIISTAVTNMIMLIILSGIVGFKVKKTK from the coding sequence ATGAATATTCGAAAGTTCATACCATCTTTAGCTTTAATGCTTATATTCTTCGCTTTTGCAAACCTGGTATTATCAGATGCAAATgacaaaacaaaaaagCCCGCTGGAAAAGGATCCCCTTCAAATTTACAAACCCCAGGAAGTTCTTCAGGTACCTCTCATCATGCTGCTGGACCTAATCAAGGTGGACTATCTCAAGGAGGTCTTTCTTCAAAAGATTCTGCTGACAAAATGCCTTTAGAAACTCAGCTAGCTTTAGAAGAAATCAAGAGCTTATCCAATATGTTAGATAAAAAAACGACAGTCAACAGAAACTTAATCATAAGTACTGCTGTCACAAATATGATCATGTTGATCATATTATCTG